Proteins from one Mus caroli chromosome 3, CAROLI_EIJ_v1.1, whole genome shotgun sequence genomic window:
- the LOC110291630 gene encoding UDP-N-acetylglucosamine transferase subunit ALG13 homolog: MKRVFVTVGTTSFDDLIARVVAHDSVQILKNLGYNQLVLQIGRGTVVPEPFSTESFTLDVYRYKDSLKEDLQQANLVISHAGAGSCLESLEKGKPLVVVVNEKLMNNHQFELAKQLHKEGHLFYCTCSMLPELLQSMDLSTLKCYPPGQPEKFSAFLDKVVGLQK, from the coding sequence ATGAAGAGAGTATTTGTGACCGTCGGGACCACCAGTTTCGATGACCTCATCGCTCGAGTGGTTGCCCACGATAGCGTTCAGATCCTCAAGAATCTGGGTTACAACCAACTTGTCCTCCAAATTGGTAGAGGCACTGTGGTACCTGAGCCATTCAGTACTGAGTCATTCACTCTGGATGTTTACAGATATAAGGACTCTTTGAAAGAAGACCTTCAGCAAGCCAACCTTGTCATTAGCCATGCAGGTGCAGGAAGCTGTTTGGAGAGTCTGGAGAAAGGCAAACCACTTGTGGTAGTTGTAAATGAAAAGTTAATGAACAATCATCAGTTTGAACTGGCAAAGCAGTTGCACAAAGAAGGCCATCTCTTCTACTGTACCTGCAGCATGCTTCCTGAGCTGTTACAGTCAATGGACTTATCAACGTTGAAATGTTATcctcctggacagccagagaaaTTTTCTGCATTTTTGGATAAAGTTGTTGGATTACAAAAATAA